In a single window of the Heliangelus exortis chromosome 1, bHelExo1.hap1, whole genome shotgun sequence genome:
- the LOC139791512 gene encoding uncharacterized protein has translation MRVRTRTSPDTRFVFMTASVQTAQPRWERAGGSEPVPAKEGGEAGRTLRGPLPSTPLRADADHATAGRWAAVAPGAAAIPVRPVPSVLSPLHRSGYPRLSSSHPRRGGLSSGRAERRPRPHTDQHTSSTLLPPSEGRGWMSEPAPRARGRAGRAGHLRARGAVRRRGRLPLVCHRRSLRGSASLRRHFAPLRVVGPGVTVRRLGGVGISSVPALGGWSHSHYCAASRTHSGTGWTGTCFTNQLGESLPVPLPRLRLDIPPALPWRSVGRGTLCKQLCPSDLVKVA, from the exons ATGCGAGTCAGAACCCGCACCTCCCCGGACACGCGGTTCGTGTTTATGACCGCGAGTGTCCAGACAGCAC AGCCCAGGTGGGAGCGAGCAGGCGGCAGTGAGCCGGTACCGgcaaaggaggggggggaggcaggCCGGACCCTTCGGGGGCCGCTGCCAAGCACCCCTCTCAGAGCCGACGCCGACCACGCCACCGCGGGGCGGTGGGCAGCCGTAGCGCCGGGGGCAGCAGCCATACCTGTACGCCCAGTCCCGTCCGTCCTCTCGCCTCTCCATCGGTCGGGCTACCCGCGCTTGtcctcctcccacccccggCGGGGCGGGCTCTCCTCAGGCCGAGCCGAGCGGCGTCCGCGACCCCATACGGACCAGCACACAAGTTCAACTCTCCTGCCGCCCTCCGAGGGGCGGGGGTGGATGTCGGAGCCCGCCCCCCGTGCCAGGGGCCGGGCAGGGCGGGCAGGGCACCTCCGCGCCCGCGGGGCCGTGCGGCGGCGTGGCCGCCTCCCCCTCGTCTGCCATAGGCGCAGCCTCCGCGGCTCCGCCTCACTGCGCCGACACTTTGCTCCGCTCCGCGTTGTCGGGCCGGGGGTTACTGTACGGCGTCTGGGTGGCGTAGGCATCTCCTCTGTTCCTGCTCTAG GAGGGTGGTCCCACTCGCATTACTGTGCGGCGTCACGAACACACTCGGGTACCGGCTGGACTGGAACCTGCTTTACAAACCAGCTCGGGGAGAGCCTCCCGGTGCCTCTGCCAAGGCTGCGCCTTGACATCCCGCCAGCGTTGCCTTGGCGGAGCGTAGGCAGGGGCACACTCTGCAAACAGCTCTGCCCCAGTGACTTGGTCAAAGTCGCATAG